From Deltaproteobacteria bacterium, the proteins below share one genomic window:
- the recA gene encoding recombinase RecA — protein MANPEKEKAIELAVSAIEKQFGKGAVMRLGNDEPLVQDISAISTGSVSLDLALGVGGIPRGRVIEVYGPEASGKTTLTLHMVAEAQKAGGVAAFIDAEHALDVGYARKLGVRTEDLLISQPDTGEQALEICEMLVRSGAVDLIVIDSVAALVPRAELEGEMGDQHMGLQARLMSQALRKLTATISKANASVIFINQIRMKIGVMFGNPETTTGGNALKFYASQRLDIRRVGAIKDGETVIGNRTRVKVVKNKVAPPFREVEFDILYGQGISREGDLLDLAVENNIVEKSGAWFSYGGERIGQGRENARDFLKLHPEILADVESKLYEKFGVVRPNQAAGVPAEMAQPASLEEKRRAKAGK, from the coding sequence GTGGCGAACCCGGAAAAAGAGAAGGCGATCGAGCTTGCCGTTTCTGCCATCGAGAAGCAGTTCGGCAAAGGCGCCGTCATGCGTCTCGGCAACGACGAGCCGTTGGTGCAGGACATCTCGGCGATCTCGACCGGGAGCGTCTCGCTCGACCTCGCGCTCGGCGTCGGCGGCATTCCCCGCGGCCGCGTCATCGAGGTCTACGGCCCGGAGGCGAGCGGCAAGACCACGCTGACCCTGCACATGGTCGCCGAGGCGCAGAAGGCGGGCGGCGTCGCCGCCTTCATCGACGCCGAGCACGCGCTCGACGTCGGCTACGCGCGCAAGCTCGGGGTCCGCACCGAGGATCTCTTGATCTCGCAGCCCGATACCGGCGAGCAGGCGCTGGAGATCTGCGAGATGCTGGTGCGCTCCGGGGCCGTGGATCTGATCGTCATCGACTCCGTCGCCGCACTGGTCCCGCGCGCCGAGTTGGAAGGCGAGATGGGCGACCAGCACATGGGCCTGCAGGCGAGGCTGATGTCGCAGGCCTTGCGCAAGCTCACCGCCACCATCAGCAAGGCCAACGCCTCCGTCATCTTCATCAACCAGATCCGCATGAAGATCGGCGTGATGTTCGGCAACCCGGAGACCACCACCGGCGGCAACGCGCTCAAGTTCTACGCCTCGCAGCGGCTCGACATCCGCCGGGTCGGCGCCATCAAGGACGGCGAGACGGTGATCGGCAATCGCACGCGGGTGAAGGTGGTGAAGAACAAGGTGGCGCCGCCATTCCGCGAGGTCGAGTTCGACATCCTTTATGGCCAGGGCATCTCCCGCGAGGGAGACCTGCTCGATCTGGCGGTGGAGAACAACATCGTCGAGAAGAGCGGCGCCTGGTTCAGCTACGGCGGCGAGCGCATCGGGCAGGGCCGCGAGAACGCGCGCGACTTCCTCAAGCTGCATCCGGAGATCCTCGCCGACGTGGAGAGCAAGCTTTACGAGAAGTTCGGCGTGGTACGCCCGAATCAGGCCGCGGGAGTTCCGGCCGAGATGGCGCAGCCGGCGTCGCTCGAGGAGAAGCGCCGCGCCAAGGCCGGCAAGTAG
- a CDS encoding cold-shock protein produces the protein MATGTVKWFNDTKGFGFITQDGGGEDVFCHHTAIKADGFRTLAEGQKVEFDVVKGPKGLQAQNVRKLA, from the coding sequence ATGGCAACTGGAACTGTGAAGTGGTTCAACGATACGAAGGGGTTCGGCTTCATCACGCAGGACGGCGGTGGCGAAGACGTGTTCTGCCACCACACCGCCATCAAGGCGGATGGGTTCCGCACTCTCGCAGAAGGGCAGAAGGTGGAATTCGACGTGGTGAAGGGACCGAAGGGGTTGCAAGCGCAGAACGTCCGCAAGCTCGCGTAA
- a CDS encoding FKBP-type peptidyl-prolyl cis-trans isomerase, protein MRLAFVLAAGLSLSASAQALKTDDEKSLYAIGYLVGSRNLAPLSLKPNELEIVKRGLSDGAAGKKAQVEPESQMEKVNAFAQARSSAGADKEKVAGREFADKAAKEPGATKVPSGLVYKTLTAGNGPSPAPTDKVKVNYEGRLTNGTVFDSSYKRGQPAEFGLNQVIKCWTEGVQKMKVGEKARLVCPSDIAYGDHGHPPTIPGGATLVFDVELLGIEGK, encoded by the coding sequence ATGCGTCTCGCTTTCGTGCTCGCCGCAGGTCTCTCGCTCTCCGCTTCTGCGCAAGCGCTGAAGACCGACGACGAGAAGTCCCTCTACGCCATCGGCTACCTCGTCGGCAGCCGCAACCTTGCCCCGCTCTCGCTCAAGCCGAACGAGCTGGAGATCGTCAAGCGCGGCCTCTCCGACGGCGCCGCCGGCAAGAAGGCGCAGGTCGAGCCGGAGTCGCAGATGGAGAAGGTGAACGCGTTCGCACAGGCTCGCTCCTCGGCGGGCGCGGACAAGGAGAAGGTCGCGGGGCGCGAGTTCGCGGACAAGGCGGCGAAGGAGCCGGGGGCGACCAAAGTGCCGAGCGGGCTCGTGTACAAGACGCTCACTGCGGGAAACGGCCCGAGCCCCGCCCCGACCGACAAGGTGAAGGTCAATTACGAGGGCCGCCTCACCAACGGCACCGTCTTCGACTCTTCGTACAAGCGCGGTCAACCCGCGGAGTTCGGGCTGAACCAGGTGATCAAGTGCTGGACCGAAGGCGTCCAGAAGATGAAGGTGGGCGAGAAAGCCCGCCTCGTCTGTCCTTCCGACATCGCGTACGGCGACCACGGGCACCCGCCCACCATCCCCGGCGGCGCCACCCTCGTCTTCGACGTCGAGCTCCTCGGCATCGAGGGAAAGTAA